One Triticum dicoccoides isolate Atlit2015 ecotype Zavitan chromosome 5B, WEW_v2.0, whole genome shotgun sequence genomic window carries:
- the LOC119305357 gene encoding homeobox protein Hox-A4-like: protein MADCYAPADMDELHRRWLPREIFADIGIADAAPPSAAAVEDVAVHLTGILGSKEGLPRPPPPPPAPAPHHRHHASQVSGLGGTAPVVYGGGSNGGGVPAPWPVLPYSPPQWQVPTNFVNGGGSARFLGPRHAPPRPSHGPPPAKRRLGGTGGTGVFLPRAPVYQYQHKAATKSPAKGRNPPKELLQGQYQPVQQQQRADQEEAAETTQKQKASAALLALPQEWTY, encoded by the exons ATGGCCGACTGCTACGCGCCGGCGGACATGGACGAGCTCCACAGGCGGTGGCTGCCGCGGGAGATCTTTGCCGATATTGGCatcgccgacgccgccccgccatccgccgccgccgtcgaggacGTCGCGGTGCACCTCACCGGCATCCTCGGCAGCAAGGAGGGGCTTCCgcgcccgcctccgcctccgccggcaCCGGCCCCTCACCACCGCCACCACGCGTCGCAG GTCTCGGGGCTGGGAGGGACGGCTCCTGTGGTGTACGGCGGGGGGAGTAATGGTGGCGGCGTGCCGGCGCCGTGGCCGGTCTTGCCCTACTCGCCGCCCCAGTGGCAG GTCCCGACCAATTTCGTCAACGGCGGCGGCAGCGCCCGTTTcctgggcccaaggcatgctcCGCCACGGCCCTCCCACGGCCCTCCGCCGGCCAAGCGGCGTCTCGGCGGCACCGGTGGTACCGGCGTGTTCCTGCCGCGAGCTCCGGTGTACCAGTACCAGCACAAGGCTGCAACCAAATCTCCGGCCAAAG GCAGGAATCCACCAAAGGAGTTACTTCAGGGGCAGTACCAGCcagtgcagcagcagcaacgcGCAGACCAAGAGGAGGCAGCGGAGACGACGCAGAAGCAAAAGGCAAGCGCAGCATTGCTAGCGCTGCCCCAGGAGTGGACTTACTGA